A single region of the Oryzias latipes chromosome 21, ASM223467v1 genome encodes:
- the ndufa10 gene encoding NADH dehydrogenase [ubiquinone] 1 alpha subcomplex subunit 10, mitochondrial, with the protein MALRVTRLLLPAGGFALEAGRAAQKARLHVSAARRLEYGWWAYALGERTTPRLTQYSKIISVDGNLASGKGALAQKLADKLGMLYMPEADNFYLDKMSGEAEPLPLDFNGMCSLEKFYTNPKAADGNSYRLQMWMYAMRLLQYSDAIEHLLSTGQGVILERSPFSDVVFLDAMFKQGYIRKECVQHYDEIKNISICEFLPPHLVVYVDSPAEEVQKKLRQSGKPYLQNVPLEYLKSIEESYKKTFLPEIREKAEVLTYDATEAQDVERVVEDIEYLKFEKGPWLEQDDVSYHHMRMLAEDKHRVATLTHIPRFLPEITIGAHDYDEKYYAYRALPGKKYAPGYNEDAGDKLIWFK; encoded by the exons ATGGCTCTAAGGGTGACCCGCCTGCTGCTCCCAGCGGGGGGTTTCGCTCTCGAAGCGGGGCGCGCGGCCCAGAAG GCGAGGCTTCACGTGAGCGCCGCCAGGCGTCTGGAGTACGGCTGGTGGGCGTACGCCCTCGGGGAGAGGACCACGCCCCGACTGACGCAGTACAGCAAGATCATCTCTGTGGATGGAAACCTGGCCTCAGGAAAAGGAGCGCTGGCCCAGAAGCTCGCCGACAAACTGG GGATGCTCTACATGCCTGAAGCCGACAACTTCTACCTGGACAAGATGTCCGGGGAGGCGGAGCCTCTGCCGCTGGACTTCAACGGGATGTGCAGTCTGGAAAAGTTCTACACGAATCCGAAGGCGGCGGACGGGAACAGCTACCGGCTGCAGATGTGGATGTACGCCATGAGGCTGCTGCAGTACTCCGACGCCATCGAACACCTGCTGAGCACAG GTCAGGGAGTCATCCTGGAGCGCTCCCCGTTCAGCGACGTGGTCTTCCTGGACGCCATGTTCAAGCAGGGGTACATCAGGAAGGAGT GCGTGCAGCACTACGACGAGATCAAGAACATCAGCATCTGCGAGTTCCTGCCGCCGCACCTCGTGGTGTACGTGGACTCGCCGGccgaggaggtgcagaagaagCTCCGGCAGAGCGGGAAG CCTTACCTGCAGAACGTTCCTCTGGAGTACCTGAAGAGCATCGAGGAGTCCTACAAAAAGACTTTTCTCCCTGAAATCAG GGAAAAAGCCGAGGTGCTGACCTACGACGCCACGGAGGCGCAGGACGTGGAGCGG GTGGTGGAGGACATCGAGTACCTGAAGTTCGAGAAGGGGCCGTGGTTGGAGCAGGACGACGTCAGCTATCATCACATGAGGATGCT TGCGGAGGACAAACACAGGGTGGCCACGCTGACGCACATACCCAGGTTCCTGCCGGAGATCACCATCGGGGCGCACGACTATGACGAGAAATACTACGCCTACAGAGCA